In the genome of Colletes latitarsis isolate SP2378_abdomen chromosome 9, iyColLati1, whole genome shotgun sequence, one region contains:
- the LOC143345553 gene encoding uncharacterized protein LOC143345553, translated as MSMPRMLHQEPGWKIERKGSALLLRRDSSHPKTSRVYFRCDVEVREFERDEDYALEAEPEAAASPLAMCASCLAALCVTVILPWLLIGG; from the coding sequence ATGAGCATGCCACGCATGCTGCACCAGGAGCCCGGATGGAAGATCGAGCGCAAAGGTTCGGCCCTTCTGCTGAGACGGGACAGTTCCCATCCGAAGACGAGTCGCGTTTACTTCCGTTGCGACGTGGAGGTGCGCGAATTCGAGCGCGACGAGGATTACGCGCTCGAGGCGGAACCGGAGGCAGCTGCCAGTCCCCTGGCGATGTGCGCCAGTTGCTTGGCGGCCCTCTGCGTGACGGTGATTCTACCCTGGCTGCTGATCGGCGGTTAA